The Kluyveromyces lactis strain NRRL Y-1140 chromosome B complete sequence genome contains a region encoding:
- a CDS encoding uncharacterized protein (conserved hypothetical protein) — MPSIDNELRFPDSTQPHAIAKWFHDPENVGGFIFLCFVVTLVLIAVVSFIFGIYYFFNPYTPPPTPKSLWISIADYQDKLTPEQQDQYIQQACDLYEKEMKLHRLQKHEQESGVMFPNPIDKHKSLLSTVKHFFYPRHVIPLEKIHRDESPCYFFADDEASVEQVEKEANRACSPHNMV; from the coding sequence ATGCCATCAATTGATAACGAGTTACGATTTCCCGACAGTACCCAGCCTCACGCCATTGCAAAATGGTTCCATGACCCAGAAAACGTCGGCGGATTCATTTTCCTCTGTTTTGTCGTTACTCTCGTCCTAATCGCTGTCGTATCCTTCATTTTCGGAATATACTACTTCTTCAACCCATATACACCACCACCTACGCCAAAATCTCTTTGGATCTCAATTGCCGATTACCAGGATAAATTGACTCCCGAACAGCAGGACCAATACATCCAACAAGCCTGTGATCTGTAcgagaaagaaatgaaactGCATAGACTACAAAAACATGAACAAGAGTCAGGTGTGATGTTCCCAAACCCCATAGACAAACATAAGAGTTTGTTGTCTACCGTTAAACATTTTTTCTACCCTCGTCATGTCATCCCACTAGAAAAGATTCACAGAGACGAGTCCCCATGCTATTTTTTTGCTGATGACGAAGCCTCTGTAGAGCAAGTCGAAAAAGAAGCCAATCGTGCATGTTCCCCGCATAACATGGTTTAA
- the YFT2 gene encoding Yft2p (similar to uniprot|Q06676 Saccharomyces cerevisiae YDR319C) — protein MRPDRIVLAKFPVPGDWWLHIYPALVIFGYFISVLIGEDELERERKEWYWIGGRNVVNHLFAYKGIYIFDVLFGLLIGLQVYVRMKHEESLLPTSNGEQDRNSPDLLKQVGKVLKVYSIKFVLVYLVLWACFLFIDHLFVWTGGNCDLSDTKSAEKCRSLGGSWVGGFDISGHFCFLTNISLTLWQELKLLLQYANQHTISWNSPSSKYQWIVLLVLCIWINVLTITSIYYHTFPEKVLGCAFGYSCLLVIYYILPRIKHVNKFLTL, from the coding sequence ATGCGGCCTGATAGAATAGTGTTGGCCAAGTTCCCTGTCCCTGGTGATTGGTGGTTGCACATATATCCAGCTCTTGTGATTTTCGGGTATTTTATATCGGTTCTTATAGGTGAAGATGAGCtcgaaagagaaagaaaggaatGGTACTGGATCGGTGGACGCAACGTAGTGAATCATTTATTTGCTTACAAAGGTATCTACATATTCGACGTATTGTTCGGTTTATTGATAGGCCTACAAGTATACGTTCGAATGAAGCACGAGGAATCGTTGTTACCCACTAGTAATGGAGAACAGGACCGTAATTCTCCCGATCTTCTGAAACAAGTTGGGAAAGTTCTAAAAGTATATTCGATAAAGTTTGTTTTGGTATACCTGGTATTATGGGCctgtttcttgttcatcgACCATCTTTTCGTGTGGACGGGAGGAAACTGCGATCTTTCTGATACGAAATCTGCAGAGAAATGTAGATCTTTAGGTGGGAGCTGGGTAGGCGGATTTGATATCAGTGgtcatttttgtttcttaacAAACATAAGTCTAACTCTATGGCAGGAGTTGAAACTCTTGCTGCAATATGCGAACCAACATACGATATCCTGGAATTCACCGTCTTCTAAATATCAATGGATTGTTTTACTGGTTTTGTGCATTTGGATAAATGTGCTAACGATAACATCAATATACTATCACACATTCCCGGAGAAAGTGTTGGGATGTGCCTTTGGGTATTCCTGTCTATTGGTAATTTATTATATCCTGCCTAGAATCAAACATGTGAACAAGTTCCTTACATTATAA
- the ERG7 gene encoding lanosterol synthase ERG7 (highly similar to uniprot|P38604 Saccharomyces cerevisiae YHR072W ERG7 Lanosterol synthase an essential enzyme that catalyzes the cyclization of squalene 2 3-epoxide a step in ergosterol biosynthesis), which yields MPELYSETIGLPRTDPKRWRLITDDLGRQTWEYLSENDSKKVPQSTFARWLLKCEDFPEPHPEINSKTSGFTAWNAAHNGAKFFELLQDPDSGTFPCQYKGPMFMTIGYVVTMYIAKIEIPEHEKAEMIRYVANYAHPVDGGWGLHHVDKSTVLGTVLNYVMMRLLGLPKDHEVCVRARDTLLRLGGAIASPHWAKIWLSILNLYKWEGVNPAPPELWMLPYGLNIHPARWWVHTRGIYLPVSYLSSTQYSCELDPLLEEIRTEIYTQPFETIDFKKHRNTVCGVDLYYPHTKVLDTMNYFISKYERYVRPNWLLKKSTNRVYELVKKEIANTDYLCIAPVNNAFCAIVTLIEEGKDSEEFGRFLYRFKDVLFHGPQGLTVMGTNGVQVWDCAFYIQYMFMAGLAELPEFHETIVRSFKFLCRSQFTEDCVEGSFRDKRLGAWPFSTKTQGYTVSDCTAEAIKAIIMVLNSDKYRDVWGVYDTEKLKNGIDVLLGLQNLSSFEYGSFATYEKIKAPLLMEKLNPAEVFGNIMVEFPYVECTDSSVLGLTYFRRYFNYRKKDIDHAIDSAIAYIKKSQQPNGSWYGCWGICYTYAGMFALEALNTIGETYENSEVVRKGCDFFVTKQLPDGGWSEKMKSSELHTYVSDKESYVVQTAWVLIGLILAKFPDKSVIDRAINLLKQRQQPSGEWKYEAVEGVFNHSCAIEYPSYRFLFPIKALGLYVKEYGHSAI from the coding sequence ATGCCAGAACTTTATTCTGAAACTATTGGATTGCCCAGGACGGATCCAAAACGTTGGAGGCTCATCACAGATGACTTGGGAAGACAAACATGGGAATATTTAAGTGAGAATGATAGCAAGAAAGTTCCGCAATCAACTTTTGCACGATGGCTATTGAAATGTGAAGATTTTCCAGAACCGCACCCAGAGATTAATAGCAAGACATCAGGTTTTACTGCTTGGAACGCTGCACATAACGGTGcaaaattctttgaacttttgCAGGACCCTGATTCTGGAACATTCCCATGCCAGTATAAGGGTCCAATGTTCATGACAATTGGGTATGTTGTGACGATGTATATTGCCAAGATTGAAATACCTGAGCATGAGAAAGCTGAAATGATTAGGTACGTTGCCAACTATGCACACCCAGTCGATGGGGGATGGGGTTTGCATCATGTCGATAAGTCAACTGTTTTGGGTACTGTACTAAATTATGTCATGATGAGATTGTTAGGTTTACCCAAGGATCACGAAGTTTGTGTTAGAGCAAGGGACACTTTACTCAGGTTAGGAGGTGCCATTGCGTCTCCTCATTGGGCCAAGATATGGTTGTCAATCTTAAATTTGTATAAATGGGAGGGTGTCAACCCAGCCCCACCAGAATTATGGATGTTGCCATACGGATTAAATATTCATCCAGCAAGATGGTGGGTTCATACAAGAGGTATTTATCTTCCGGTGAGTTATTTGTCAAGTACCCAATATAGCTGTGAACTTGATCCCttgttggaagaaattagaACGGAGATTTACACCCAACCGTTCGAGAcaattgatttcaagaaacacAGAAATACCGTGTGCGGTGTTGATCTATACTATCCACACACAAAAGTTTTAGACACTATGAATTACTTCATATCTAAGTACGAAAGATACGTTAGACCAAATTggttgttgaaaaaatccACTAATAGAGTATATGAACTtgtcaagaaagaaattgcAAATACGGATTATCTATGTATTGCACCAGTTAATAATGCCTTTTGTGCAATTGTGACATTGATTGAAGAAGGGAAGGATTCGGAAGAATTTGGTAGATTCCTTTATAGATTCAAGGACGTGTTATTCCATGGACCTCAGGGCCTAACCGTTATGGGGACCAACGGTGTCCAAGTTTGGGATTGTGCATTTTACATTCAGTATATGTTTATGGCAGGTTTGGCTGAATTGCCCGAATTCCATGAAACCATTGTTAGATCGTTTAAGTTCTTATGTCGCTCTCAATTTACTGAGGATTGTGTTGAAGGGAGTTTCAGAGATAAAAGGTTGGGTGCTTGGCCATTTTCCACAAAAACCCAAGGATACACCGTTTCAGATTGTACAGCGGAGGCAATCAAAGCTATCATAATGGTTCTTAATTCCGACAAATATAGAGATGTCTGGGGTGTATATGATACcgaaaagttgaaaaacGGCATAGATGTCCTTTTGGGATTGCAAAACTTGTCATCATTTGAATACGGATCCTTCGCTACATATGAGAAGATCAAAGCGCCCTTACTaatggaaaaattgaatcCAGCAGAAGTGTTTGGAAATATCATGGTTGAATTCCCATATGTGGAATGTACAGATTCCTCGGTCCTCGGCTTGACGTACTTCCGTCGCTATTTCAATTATCGGAAAAAGGATATCGATCATGCTATTGATTCAGCTATTGCATATATTAAAAAGAGTCAGCAGCCTAATGGTTCTTGGTACGGCTGTTGGGGTATTTGTTACACGTATGCTGGAATGTTCGCCTTAGAAGCGCTAAACACGATTGGAGAAACGTATGAGAATAGCGAAGTTGTTCGTAAAGGGTGTGACTTCTTTGTTACTAAACAGCTTCCTGATGGTGGTTGGTCtgagaaaatgaaatctaGTGAACTTCACACATATGTATCGGACAAAGAATCTTACGTTGTACAGACTGCATGGGTGCTCATTGGGTTGATATTAGCAAAATTCCCTGACAAATCAGTTATCGATAGGGCAATTAACCTTTTAAAGCAAAGACAACAACCGTCAGGTGAATGGAAATATGAAGCTGTGGAAGGTGTTTTCAATCATTCATGTGCCATTGAATATCCAAGTTACAGATTTTTGTTCCCAATAAAAGCTCTCGGTCTATATGTAAAAGAATACGGCCACAGTGCAATTTAA
- the MCM21 gene encoding Mcm21p (similar to uniprot|Q06675 Saccharomyces cerevisiae YDR318W MCM21 Protein involved in minichromosome maintenance component of the COMA complex that bridges kinetochore subunits that are in contact with centromeric DNA and the subunits bound to microtubules), whose product MEETEAVQQDIEALEREIQTIKIQIANAHSGASKDEVKIPDAYKQFLSENINFSNLMRKDENTTLSINLSPRKPGTTTGQIQGIDSSIRSNFGVSSGHNEVAGFKSITDFVQWENSVRLIGVSLFPVNYDNIEFMGIRLELFDELSLKYDPPFYVILKPSVKRLGIWELFKHNLPKYINIHQHWQLITKDTDTSDSNIMKFANLCYKDLLKVHSRVQFFRKLEGNYVNDKQYSLLHIDNMGLNVSFRLGADIIKIKVDDGDDEIIDCTFNGEKNISLLGSIYGITNRFQSIIM is encoded by the exons ATGGAAGAAACAGAGGCCGTGCAACAAGATATCGAAGCATTGGAAAGAGAGA TTCAAACCATCAAGATTCAAATAGCAAACGCTCATAGTGGTGCCAGCAAGGATGAGGTAAAGATACCTGATGCATATAAGCAGTTTCTTTCAGAGAATATTAATTTCTCTAATTTGATGAGGAAAGACGAAAATACTACTCTGTCTATAAATTTATCACCAAGAAAGCCCGGTACTACTACAGGTCAGATACAGGGAATAGATTCGTCTATTCGATCTAACTTCGGTGTGTCAAGTGGACACAATGAAGTTGCAGGTTTCAAGTCAATCACAGATTTTGTCCAATGGGAAAATAGTGTACGGCTCATAGGAGTCTCTTTATTCCCAGTGAATTATGACAACATCGAGTTTATGGGTATCAGATTAGAATTATTTGACGAATTGTCTCTCAAATATGACCCACCTTTCTATGTCATTTTGAAACCATCCGTAAAGCGCCTCGGAATTTGGGAATTGTTCAAGCATAATTTACCAAAATACATTAATATCCACCAGCATTGGCAACTAATCACAAAAGATACCGATACTAGTGACTCTAATATCATGAAGTTCGCGAACCTGTGTTATAAAGACCTTTTAAAGGTTCACTCTAGAGTTCAATTTTTCCGTAAGCTTGAGGGAAACTATGTGAATGATAAGCAATATTCATTGCTTCACATCGATAACATGGGGCTGAACGTTTCTTTCAGGCTTGGTGCAGATATAATAAAGATAAAGGTTGACGATGGTGATGACGAGATTATAGACTGTACTTTCAATGGAgagaagaatatttctttattgggATCTATTTACGGCATAACTAATAGGTTCCAGTCGATTATAATGTAA
- a CDS encoding uncharacterized protein (similar to uniprot|Q04336 Saccharomyces cerevisiae YMR196W), with protein sequence MSNGMTTEERRLLQNKNKEKYWLKWGPYLSERSWATVKEDYSHDGDAWSFFPFEHANSRVFRWGEDGLFGVSDNRQLICCNVAVWNGKDSILKERMYGLTSHQGNHGEDGKELYYYVDNLPSHAYMKAIYKYPFNKPYPYEELVARNSELGFEDQEFEIYEIDGLFKEKDTGDTPYFDIVYEMAKDDDNPNDLSFRITAYNRSTSKTGELYISPQVFFRNTWSWNETDRVKPHLEKSGNNFVTLSTEKYGTTYAIFAPSPGEFDDGEDDHPTTVATNGVDDDQGILDVEPELLFTENESNWKKLFDSKENPTPYTKDAFNEYIVNKDTEAVNPKNEGTKACGVYHFPKVPPGEYVTVRYKLTDTRLPMFEDEMVIDEDDFDSLFDRREQEADNFYWRVTPAPIPESLRAVQRQAFAGLLWSKQFYHFVQDEWYCGDPLQKPPPPKNRANGRNKDWKHMYAEDILSLPDKWEYPFFASWDTAFHCIPLAMIDPEFAKKQLDIFTREWYMHPNGQIPAYEWNFSDVNPPVHAWAVYRVFKIERNMYGREDRVFLERVFQKLLLNFTWWVNRKDHDGNNVFEGGFLGLDNIGIFNRSEPLPTGGTLEQADSTGWMAFFSLQMLNIALELAKENPVYEDIATKFFEHFLYISDSMSFKFEKNSADNFKEEVKESLWNEEDQFYYDAISWGEPFKQQLPIRSLVGLIPLYACMTLEPRILDKFPGFKKRIDWFLSNRSAMFDRNIASMEKRGIGERLLLALVNEDRLKAILSRMLDETEFLSDYGIRSLSKYHETHPFSMSVNGEQYEVKYLPGESNSGMFGGNSNWRGPVWFPTNFLLVESLQRFFLYYGPDFKVECPTGSGEFLNLAQVAEELQHRLIHLFIPDAEGQRAVYHGEYSEFLSKDPNFEELIPFYEYFDGDTGRGLGASHQCGWTALVAKWIHDTGLSCVRLPRTPRSSVTLSNLDKTQVDSLLNELKPNMPRKIARRKSSKSLINLTATQLELTEEEKYLHCIGSTRRESAKLAQRSGSIISSEEDDEEGVTFEKLKQNQLAEEESRLVNELRRRLSHTTINSADEDELECLP encoded by the coding sequence ATGTCAAACGGAATGACTACTGAGGAGAGAAGGTTACTTCAgaacaaaaacaaagagaagTACTGGTTGAAATGGGGTCCGTATCTATCAGAGAGAAGTTGGGCTACTGTTAAAGAGGATTATTCCCATGATGGTGACGCTTGGTCGTTTTTCCCCTTCGAACATGCTAATAGTAGAGTATTCAGATGGGGCGAAGATGGGTTGTTTGGTGTTTCTGATAACAGACAGCTTATCTGTTGTAACGTTGCGGTTTGGAACGGCAAGGATTCAATCTTAAAGGAAAGAATGTACGGACTCACTAGTCATCAGGGGAACCATGGTGAAGATGGTAAAGAATTGTACTATTATGTGGATAATTTACCTTCGCATGCTTATATGAAGGCTATTTATAAATACCCTTTCAATAAACCTTACCCCTATGAGGAATTGGTAGCTAGGAATTCGGAATTGGGATTcgaagatcaagaattcGAGATTTACGAAATCGATGGTTTGTTTAAGGAAAAGGACACTGGAGATACCCCATATTTCGATATCGTGTATGAAATGGCCAAGGATGACGATAATCCTAACGATTTGAGTTTTAGAATCACAGCTTATAATCGTAGTACCTCGAAGACAGGGGAATTATATATTTCACCACAAGTGTTTTTCAGAAATACTTGGTCCTGGAACGAAACCGATCGTGTTAAGCCTCATCTAGAGAAATCTGGTAATAACTTTGTTACTTTGTCCACAGAGAAATATGGGACCACTTACGCGATTTTTGCCCCTTCACCGGGTGAGTTTGACGACGGAGAAGATGATCATCCGACTACAGTTGCTACTAATGGTGTTGATGACGATCAAGGTATCCTAGATGTGGAACCGGAGTTGTTGTTCACAGAAAACGAATcgaattggaagaaattgtttgatTCAAAGGAAAACCCCACCCCTTATACCAAGGATGCCTTCAACGAATATATCGTCAATAAGGATACCGAGGCAGTAAATCCGAAGAATGAAGGTACCAAGGCATGTGGTGTTTACCACTTTCCCAAGGTTCCCCCTGGTGAATACGTCACTGTAAGATATAAGTTGACTGATACCAGGTTACCGATGttcgaagatgaaatgGTTATCGACGAAGATGACTTTGACAGTCTTTTCGATAGGCGTGAACAGGAAGCGGATAACTTCTACTGGAGAGTCACTCCGGCTCCGATCCCAGAATCTCTGAGAGCGGTGCAAAGACAAGCTTTTGCCGGATTGCTTTGGTCAAAACAATTCTATCATTTCGTGCAAGACGAATGGTACTGCGGTGATCCACTGCAAAAGCCTCCTCCACCAAAGAACCGTGCAAATGGGAGAAACAAGGATTGGAAACATATGTATGCTGAAGATATATTATCCTTGCCAGATAAGTGGGAATATCcattctttgcttcttggGACACCGCGTTTCATTGTATCCCATTAGCTATGATAGACCCTGAATTtgcaaagaaacaattggaTATTTTTACGAGAGAATGGTACATGCATCCTAACGGACAAATTCCTGCTTATGAATGGAATTTTAGTGATGTAAATCCTCCAGTTCATGCATGGGCTGTGTACCGTGTTTTCAagattgaaagaaatatgtATGGCCGTGAGGATAGAGTGTTCTTGGAAAGAGTATTCCAAAAACTTTTGTTGAACTTCACATGGTGGGTTAACCGCAAAGATCATGACGGTAACAACGTCTTTGAAGGTGGATTTTTAGGATTGGATAATATTGGTATCTTCAATAGATCAGAACCTTTGCCAACAGGTGGAACATTGGAACAGGCAGACTCGACTGGTTGGATGGCATTCTTCTCATTGCAAATGTTAAATATCGCATTAGAACTTGCAAAGGAAAATCCTGTCTATGAAGACATTGCCACTAAGTTTTTCGAACACTTTTTGTACATCAGTGATTCTATGTCCTTCaaattcgaaaagaatAGTGCAGACAACTTCAAAGAGGAAGTCAAAGAAAGTTTGTGGAATGAAGAAGACCAATTCTATTACGATGCCATTTCTTGGGGTGAACCATTTAAGCAACAACTACCAATCAGGTCTCTCGTTGGTTTAATTCCATTGTATGCTTGTATGACTTTGGAACCGAGAATCTTAGATAAGTTCCCTGGCTTTAAGAAACGTATTGACTGGTTCCTTTCCAATAGAAGTGCCATGTTTGATAGAAATATTGCTTCTATGGAAAAAAGAGGTATCGGTGAGAGACTTCTATTAGCTCTTGTTAATGAAGATCGGTTAAAAGCCATCTTATCTAGGATGCTCGATGAAACTGAGTTCTTATCCGATTACGGTATAAGATCTCTATCTAAATACCATGAAACCCACCCATTCTCTATGTCCGTTAACGGTGAACAATACGAAGTCAAATATTTACCAGGTGAATCAAACTCAGGTATGTTTGGTGGTAACTCCAATTGGAGAGGGCCTGTTTGGTTCCCTACAAATTTCTTGCTTGTCGAGTCATTGCAaaggttttttttgtaCTATGGTCCTGACTTCAAAGTCGAGTGTCCAACGGGGTCTGGCGAGTTCCTAAACTTGGCCCAAGTGGCAGAAGAACTTCAGCATAGATTAATTCATTTATTCATCCCCGATGCCGAAGGCCAAAGAGCTGTATATCATGGTGAATACAGTGAGTTTTTGTCTAAGGATCCTAATTTCGAGGAACTAATTCCTTTCTATGAATATTTCGACGGTGATACTGGTAGGGGCTTGGGTGCAAGCCATCAGTGTGGCTGGACTGCGCTAGTGGCTAAATGGATTCATGACACAGGTTTATCATGTGTCAGGTTGCCTAGAACTCCTAGATCATCTGTCACTCTGTCCAATTTAGACAAAACTCAAGTCGATTCATTGTTAAACGAATTAAAGCCTAACATGCCACGTAAAATTGCAAGGCGTAAGAGTTCCAAGTCGTTAATTAACTTAACAGCTACGCAACTTGAGTTGACAGAAGAGGAGAAATATCTACATTGTATTGGTAGCACAAGACGTGAATCTGCAAAACTTGCTCAGCGCTCCGGAAGCATCATCAGTAGcgaagaagacgatgaagaaggtgTGACCTTCGAGAAACTGAAACAGAACCAGTTAgccgaagaagaatcacGTCTAGTAAATGAATTAAGGAGGCGTCTATCTCATACCACTATCAATTCagctgatgaagatgaattaGAATGTCTTCCATGA
- the SWA2 gene encoding auxilin-like protein SWA2 (similar to uniprot|Q06677 Saccharomyces cerevisiae YDR320C SWA2 auxilin-like protein), whose protein sequence is MSDPFADLLSSFKGVNSSTGNNSSANKNASLNDLLSSHSALTSPLSRKSPSNVPSKTPESISITSMTASQDFFDDLLAAPSQVTPLRESPSQVAPSTATEKDDFDLAFESFNSTPHVDLVQPQPDPIPEPQPLVDEVKDMEIARLMSLGLSFDKAVHYYDKGIMYEELIESQKKRKQSRSNVNNDFGQQQLRKQESRDSSPAFISVASNLFNMGKEFIEDKLKPTLQPQYANSSQRSQFSDDIPLRRDYTRPHSRPHSMQFQSERTSPQPSPELPSIHQLSINNASSAPPPVSVENQDTASVINQETLVDFGAAPQTSASPQHRISDFELTSFNEFKNNGVKYFSSGDYHNALLEFEKSFNTLPFKHPLRIISLSNIVSCQLKLGENSKALESVKLALDLSDLAPNASDIIEHSVPERTFKQMINKIQLKHAEIQEHLENYEKALSLYANLISNGITEQKVMDGKRRCEKIVNPEKFKPAKEKISSPTIPVRSKTSISADTVAVNRVKEENKKQEEEEEERLRLRDKVDEKISEWTKNNENDLRYLLANLEPLLWWASWKEVSPQDLVMTKKVKICYLKAIAKTHPDKIPADASLETIMIAENVYTILNKAWEYFKSQNNI, encoded by the coding sequence ATGTCAGATCCATTTGCTGACTTattatcttcttttaaaGGGGTTAATTCCTCTACTGGAAACAATTCCAGTGCAAATAAGAATGCTTCTTTGAACGATCTACTCTCAAGTCACTCTGCATTAACTTCTCCCCTATCGAGGAAAAGTCCATCCAATGTGCCATCAAAAACTCCGGAATCAATCAGTATCACTTCAATGACTGCTTCCCAAGATTTTTTCGATGATCTATTGGCTGCTCCATCACAAGTTACACCATTACGGGAATCACCTTCGCAGGTTGCACCATCAACAGCGACCGAAAAGGATGACTTCGATCTGGCCTTCGAGTCCTTCAATTCTACACCGCATGTTGATTTAGTTCAACCACAACCTGATCCAATTCCGGAACCTCAACCTTTAGTCGATGAAGTGAAAGATATGGAAATCGCAAGATTAATGTCCTTAGGGTtaagttttgataaagcTGTTCATTATTACGACAAAGGTATCATGTACGAAGAGTTAATCGAAtcacagaagaaaaggaaacaatCGAGATCCAATGTAAATAACGATTTTGGACAACAACAACTACGAAAACAGGAATCTAGAGATTCTTCACCAGCTTTTATATCAGTGGCATCAAACTTATTCAACATGGGGAAAGAATTCATCGAAGATAAATTAAAACCAACATTACAGCCTCAGTACGCGAATTCTTCACAAAGAAGTCAATTCAGTGATGATATACCGCTGAGAAGAGACTATACGAGGCCTCATTCGAGGCCTCATTCAATGCAATTCCAATCCGAACGTACATCACCTCAGCCAAGTCCGGAGCTtccatcaattcatcaactaTCCATAAATAATGCTTCTTCAGCACCACCGCCTGTATCTGTGGAAAATCAAGATACAGCATCCGTTATTAATCAGGAAACTTTGGTTGATTTTGGTGCAGCACCGCAGACATCTGCATCTCCTCAGCACAGGATATCAGACTTTGAATTAACTAGTTTCAACGAGTTCAAGAACAACGGTGTTAAGTATTTTTCATCAGGAGACTACCACAATGCTTTActggaatttgaaaaatcattCAACACATTACCATTCAAACATCCGCTTCGAATTATATCCTTGTCTAACATCGTTTCGTGCCAATTGAAGCTTGGAGAAAATTCAAAGGCTTTGGAATCTGTCAAGCTGGCCTTGGATCTTTCAGACCTTGCTCCAAACGCTTCAGATATCATTGAACACAGTGTACCAGAAAGAACATTCAAGCAAATGATCAATAAGATTCAGTTAAAACACGCTGAAATACAGGaacatttggaaaactACGAAAAGGCTCTGTCTTTATATGCAAATTTAATCTCAAATGGCATCACAGAACAAAAAGTGATGGACGGTAAGCGAAGGTGCGAAAAGATCGTGAATCCAGAGAAGTTCAAACCGGCgaaggaaaaaatatcTTCTCCAACCATTCCAGTTCGCTCCAAAACGAGCATATCTGCAGATACAGTAGCTGTGAACAGAGTTAAggaagaaaacaaaaaacaagaggaagaagaagaggagcGGTTAAGACTTCGTGAtaaagttgatgaaaagatcagCGAGTGGACtaaaaacaatgaaaacGATCTAAGATATCTTTTGGCCAATTTAGAGCCTCTTCTGTGGTGGGCATCTTGGAAGGAAGTTTCACCGCAGGATTTAGTCATGACCAAGAAAGTTAAAATTTGTTACTTGAAAGCTATTGCAAAGACTCATCCAGATAAAATTCCCGCCGATGCAAGTTTAGAGACAATAATGATCGCAGAGAATGTTTATACGATTCTAAATAAGGCTTGGGAATATTTTAAATCCCAAAACAACATCTAA
- the ATG41 gene encoding Atg41p (weakly similar to uniprot|Q12048 Saccharomyces cerevisiae YPL250C ICY2 Protein that interacts with the cytoskeleton and is involved in chromatin organization and nuclear transport) translates to MDAEEVFACSLRESYCDTTDYTFVKPPLLSHTPDLDEEDSTSFSQFYDNLDSDLNNSHLIHTPLLYSVDPSTSFLDDEMFSLDQDTATSTLSKPRSENQKAIVIQDSIGTDTGFSTVPQDNYRIWLEKF, encoded by the coding sequence ATGGACGCTGAAGAAGTTTTCGCATGCTCTCTAAGAGAGTCGTACTGTGATACGACCGATTACACATTTGTTAAACCACCACTATTATCTCACACTCCAGATTTGGACGAAGAGGATTCCACCTCTTTCTCTCAATTCTACGACAATTTGGACTCAGACCTAAACAATTCACACCTGATACATACCCCATTGTTATATTCGGTGGATCCGTCCACTAGCTTCCTAGACGACGAAATGTTCTCTCTAGATCAGGATACCGCTACGTCTACTTTGTCAAAGCCAAGATCAGAAAATCAAAAGGCAATTGTGATACAGGATTCGATAGGTACAGATACAGGATTCTCTACTGTGCCTCAAGACAACTACAGGATATGGCTAGAAAAATTCTAA